The sequence TCAGGTAGGAAGACCGACGTGTGGAGCCTCCAtgctagcagctagctagcATGGAGGATTTATGGGGCCACGGCTATTCCCTGGCCGGTGTGTGTGTAGCTAGCAAGTTAGCTACATTCCGTTAAACTATGACAtgatttttatataatttatacttGATTATACTGGAGGTGTCAGAAGTATATCAATTAATGAGAGGATGTGTTTATAATACTTAGGTTTTTGATGAAAACCTGGCTTTGAAACGTGAATCCTCAAGCTAACGGTGGAGGAGCAACTTTTCTGTTGAGATGGTTGGAAGTGTCCTCATGGAGCCTCGGCTTGTTGGAACAAAATAACTCCATTAAAGTCAAATTAACTTCCCGTTATTATCTGCATTAAAGCTGTTAGCGTCTAGGAAGCTATTTCCAGACAGCTAGCGAGCTTTAGCTGTGCGTTAATTAACGCTACCATCTGATGAGCATCAACACAAGTGTCTCACAACAAAATGAACCACGTTAGTTTTGCAGCCAACTGTTAGCTTTCaagttattataataataatattatgcATCGCCTCTCTCCAGGAAGTATCATTGGCCTTCTGGCTCCTCTTGTGAGCATCCTGGTGATATTGATTCTGTcagaatgaatttaaatgtgtgtgtgtgtgtgtgtgtgtgtgtgtgtgtgtgtgtgtgtgtgtgtgtgtgatctcatctttttgttttgtttgttttcatgatgcAACCGGATGCAGAGATCAAAAGGACCAGCATCTAAAGGTGAGTGGTGACGTCATCAGATCAagaaattgtgtattttttttccatctaaaTCTCTACATATACAAGTCTTTTGGTCTGCACTCTGCTGTTGCACAACACGTTGTGTGTGAAATGTATTGTCTAGTTAGCTTGAAGACAAGGGTTTGTTTACCCCAATCTTTACACAAACTGATCATAATCTTTGACATTAGTCGGGCTGAGGAGGCTCAAGTCCAATTTTGAGACACAAATCAGTTAATGAGAcacaaatcagtttttttttttaggtttatgtgtgtgaaaatcTGATTTTTCAAATCAGACTTAAGTCACTTTCATATGTGATGTTAGATGGAATTCAAAACCGATTTGTGGCCAAGCAACATGATTGAGAACAGTCAGATTGGATTTCCTGTGGCTTTTTGCATACATAGATGTGTTGCATGCTTTTACCACGACACAGAGGTGAGATGACATCCAGCCTGTGAACAGCTGACGAAGTGTTGGTTCCTCCTGTAGAGCAAAAATCTGAGCATACATTTCTACTAGTGCATCCATTTCAGTTTGAATGAGATGAGCTGCCTTTTGTCGATGGGTGGCAACGTATCAGTGTTTGCAATGAAACAAGTTTAGTGTGATTTCAGTAGATGAGTGGTGTAAACAACTGTAGACACATATGGGAATACAATATATACACCATGTTATAAAAAAAGAGGCGGTGGTTGATGGAagaattggttttatttgttACTGATAGACGTGTTCTGTGTCATTTGTTACTTAGTGGATAAAACAAGTTTATTAAGGATGTCTTCAGTAAACACAACTGTCTGCCATGTGTGTAAATTTAGATGTACATTAATAGAATTAAGTTCTCTTCCAGTGCAAAATGGTTCACTACATCAGAAGGAGACGGTCCATGACAATGACTTTGAGCCGTACCTCACCAGTCAATCAACTCAGGTACGACCCCCCCCcctataataaaataatgtgaatcaTAACAGATGGTTGAAGTTTAGATTGTCAGACTCAAATCAGTATTTTGGTGACTCAGTATATCCCTTGAGGcacaaaaataaccaaaattcttgttttcttgaagtttgtttttaaaaagtttgccaaaaggtgattttttttttcagcgtaaattttattattatgtaaaaataaattaaacacaaagCAATCTGCTAATGTTTGACTCTTCTGGCTTTCATCCTCCTAGAACAACAGCTACCAGTCCATCACCGACCCCTATCTGTCCAGCTACTACGCCCCCTCCATCGGATTTCCATACCCTCTTAGTGAAGCCCCCTGGTCCACAGGTGGGGACCCACCTATTCCGTACCTGACCCCCTATGGACCCTTAAGTAATGGAGACCATCACTTCATGCCGGATACAGTGTTTGGCCAGCCGGGGGGTCTGGGAAGCAGCATCTACCCCCACAGGTTTAACTTTTTCCCTGAAAATCCTGCCTTCTCTGCTTGGGGCACCAGCGGCTCCCAGGGGCAGCAGACTCAGAGTTCAGCCTACGGCGGCAGCTACAGCTACCCCCCCAGCTCCCTGGGGGGCACCCTGGTACCCGACGGTCAGACCGGCTTTCACAGTGACACCCTCAACAAGGCCCCCGGCATGAACAGTCTGGAGCAGGGGATGGTCGGCTTGAAGATCGGGGGGGACGTGACCGGTCAGGGATCGGGCGTCAAGGCTGTgggctctgtgattggtggacCGGCAGTGGCGGCCCCGGGGAACGGGGCCACCCCTATCGGAATGCCCCCGCCCAAACCCACCTCCTGGGCCGCCATCGCCAGCAAGCCTGCCAAACCGCAGCAGCTGAAGTCTAAGGTAAAACCGGGGATGCCCACCCCGGGGTGCGcgctccccccgccccccatcaaacacaacatgaacattGGGACTTGGGACAAAGGCCCAGTGACTAAAGTAGCCACGGCtccgctgcagcagcagcagccccccccTCTCGGCCTGCATCATGGCTTGGCCCCCCAAGGCCCCATGCAGCAAGGACCCATGCAGCCCCCACCTCCCCAGTCTTTGGTGCAGCCCCAGATGCAACCTATGGCCTTACAACCCCAGCCCCCTCATCACCAGCACCATCAGCCCCCGCCTCAGCCCTACCAAAACCACACCCAACCCCCGCAGCCCCAGACCCGCTGGATCGCCCCGCGCAACCGTAACCAGGGCTACGGCCCCGGCCACGACCCCAGCGGCATGATGGGTATGGTCGGCGGGGGCGGCGGGCACCAGACGTCGAGCAGCCAGGGGCCCGGCGCCGAATCCCACCCGGTGCTGGACAAGCTGCGCGCCGCCCACTCCTACAACCCCAAGGACTTCGAGTGGAACCTGAAGAACGGACGCGTTTTCATCATCAAGAGCTACTCGGAGGACGACATCCACCGTTCCATCAAGTACTCCATCTGGTGCAGCACGGAGCACGGCAACAAGCGGCTGGACTCGGCCTTCCGGGCCATGAGCGGGAAAGCCCCCGTCTACCTGCTCTTCAGCGTCAACGGAAGCGGTCATTTCTGCGGCGTGGCGGAGATGCGCTCGCCGGTGGACTACGGCACCAGCGCCGGCGTTTGGGCGCAGGACAAATGGAAGGGCAAATTCGACGTGGACTGGTTGTTCGTCAAGGACGTGCCCAACAGCCAGCTGCGCCACATCCGCCTGGAGAACAACGACAACAAGCCGGTGACCAACTCCCGCGACACCCAGGAAGTTCCCCTGGAGAAGGCGAAGCAGGTGCTCAAGATCATCGCCAACTACAAGCAGAACACCTCCATCTTTGACGACTTCTCCCATTACGAAAAaaggcaggaagaggaggaggaggtgcgcAAGGTGGGTGTAGATGTCTCCCCGAGTTTCTTTAAATttgcagtgatgtcattcttCTGAGAgactaattcttttttttttttttgggttctCTGTATTTGATCCCTCTGACAGACTTTCGAACCTCCTCAGATACAGAACCGCTCTCGGTTGGATCAGGTAAAGAACCGGCATGTCTTCTTGTTTTGTATTACAGTACACCCttgttcctcgtggttaatgcattccaggaaccacacgcaattaaaaTTAATGGCAGAATTAAAATTCTGCCATAGAgccacaaactatttatcttatttatagtaattaaacatttatgaaccctccccatacagatattaaaccaccttctatctgtatttttctttttccacactctgacagactgtttaaagcacttttgtgtctcgcgtaagtccaagactctcagaacgtagcgcacctccagatgccatcagccaatagaatgcacgtacattgtcacgtgactacctaccaaaaatccgtgatgaggtgaagtcacgagcgttgatAGGCGAGGGCGCTCTGTATTCACTGTTCCAGGAGTATCAGACAGCTTCTTTCTGTCATCGGTGTTTCTTTTTGTTCGTTCTTGACAAAGTGTTTATGAATTTTAATCATTCGATCATGTCTTTGAAAAAATACGTTCACCTTAAATGTTGTGCATTTTATATACACTGTATAGTGCTCTTTTGTAATGTCGGCACGTctaatgctttttttatttgtcttcttttttccaACAGGAGCGCCAGAACCGGAATAAACAATAAGAAGATATTTATCCTTGGCTTGATCTACACTTACACTAGGACTTATGATTTCAGAGacagaagaagatgaaaatgCAACCAAGcccttcatttttttattttattttttgttttaatttaatcttgGTGAATCTCTGCCATCGTCAAGACTTCTGCTAGTTTCGCCTCACGTACCACCCACCTCTTGTGCAGGGATAACAAGCTGATTTAATGTATTACCAAGCCACCACCAAACTCTTTgggtttagttttagtttttttttttgttcccgtTCCATCTCACACTTTTCCCCTCACCAGACTGGTTTTATCTTTCTTGCCCCCCAACGCCTCTTTTCCAACTGAATCAGGGTTTGACTGCACCACggacatgaaaaacaaaataaaaccatgaaacaaacaaaccaaccacTTTATATTTCAGTACTATCAGGAATAGATGTGTCATGCCCCTATTTGTCCACGTGGGGGCGACATTGCCATGCTTCAGAGGTGTAACTGTGCCAACAGGGTTAGAGGATCCCCAAAGGCAATGTAGGACTTTGGAGCTGCGCTATGATAAAACTTCAATGGTTTATctatttttcattcaaatcGACAAAAATCTCTATTTTTTGGCTTACTACTGAcaattttcatttcagaaaatctgttttctggagccttaatgtttttttgttttgtttttttgttttgttttttaattattggtGACTTCTCAAAAAGAACTGCTCAAACACTGCTGGAGAAATCAGGGATCGTGTGAAGTCACACAGGACTCGAGACATTTCTAAGGAGGAAATGCAAAGGCCTCTGGGAAAGTAATAACAGACGCATCCTCCACAACCAGAACTTTCAACCATTCAAGTCAAAAAATTGTACTATTTGACATCCTTCACACCCTTCTGCTTTTGCATACTTTAAATGTTTGTCCTGAAGGAGTTTTGTATGTTTCGTCAGGAGAATTCTGCCTGTGTGCACAACATAATCTGACAGAACTGTCGCACCCaccattttaaattgttttataatcAAGAGTTATGTAATGATGTAACTACTACATCAGATGAATTGTcgctttttgcatttttttttgtttgtttcacaaaatgagggagggggggcgggctCACAAAATTTTCTCCATTCACCATCGTTCTGTCTTAATCCTCTTTTGTTGTCCTTTTTGAATTTGGTTTTCGCTAAATCTGTCATGTTGGTCGTAATGCTAAGCTTTAACGTAGGAGCCTATATACTCATGGAGAAAGCCTAAAAATGtataacctaaaaaaaattaatgtaactGATTTACTATCGAGTAAGAAAAATACGAATGAAATgtggtttctgtgtgttttttggttaCTGTTGCAAAAATAGTTTGAGATGGAAACCATTGATACAGCGCTTCAGGTATGTAACGAGGGAGAAAAGATGGGATAATAAAAGAAGTCACTAATAGACGTGTATGCCCATGTATGGCAAACTGCAAGATAGAAAGTGGAAAACAATTTCATCTTATGTGTCTGTAAGAAAAGGTTGGTGTTCTTGTGGAGTTAAGGTGACGCATATCCTCATTGATCTATTTTGATTCTGTCATATTCGCCTCATTGCAGACGGCAGAAGCGTCGCGTTTAGCCGAGGTCGCTCCAGAGCGAGTGGGAACCTTAATGCTTCACCGCCGGATGTCCAGACGTGTGAcgctgtttctttatttttattttttacctggTCAGTGTCATCCCTCGTACCTCTCACAGGATCCTCTCTTCTGCAGCACTTCTCTTTCTTACCTGCACTAATCAATAGCTGGATCCGAGCAATATGTTGAACGCTCTTCACGTTTTTgccttcaacaacaacaacaaacacactctACGACCGCCGCTAGTTGAGTCGAGCTAAAGAATGCCACCGGTCATAGCTGTCTGCCTCAGGACGCATGCAGGTTGTGATTACAGGACGGggctcatacacacacacacacacacaccaaactgtcAGACGACTGTTGCTATTGAGGGTTAGCCATGAAATGATACTGTTTCAGCTACGAAAGGATTAAACACGTGAAATATTAAACACTGGTTATGTTCTAGACCACCATTGTAGTGGGCATAACTTGTTCAAAGGATCTATCTTGGTTTTTTCTCTATAGAGGAAATCAAGCCTTAATAAACTGTCCATTCAGAGATGAGTTTGTCTTCATCCTGTCAAT is a genomic window of Antennarius striatus isolate MH-2024 chromosome 2, ASM4005453v1, whole genome shotgun sequence containing:
- the LOC137606678 gene encoding YTH domain-containing family protein 1-like, which gives rise to MSATSIDPQRSKGPASKVQNGSLHQKETVHDNDFEPYLTSQSTQNNSYQSITDPYLSSYYAPSIGFPYPLSEAPWSTGGDPPIPYLTPYGPLSNGDHHFMPDTVFGQPGGLGSSIYPHRFNFFPENPAFSAWGTSGSQGQQTQSSAYGGSYSYPPSSLGGTLVPDGQTGFHSDTLNKAPGMNSLEQGMVGLKIGGDVTGQGSGVKAVGSVIGGPAVAAPGNGATPIGMPPPKPTSWAAIASKPAKPQQLKSKVKPGMPTPGCALPPPPIKHNMNIGTWDKGPVTKVATAPLQQQQPPPLGLHHGLAPQGPMQQGPMQPPPPQSLVQPQMQPMALQPQPPHHQHHQPPPQPYQNHTQPPQPQTRWIAPRNRNQGYGPGHDPSGMMGMVGGGGGHQTSSSQGPGAESHPVLDKLRAAHSYNPKDFEWNLKNGRVFIIKSYSEDDIHRSIKYSIWCSTEHGNKRLDSAFRAMSGKAPVYLLFSVNGSGHFCGVAEMRSPVDYGTSAGVWAQDKWKGKFDVDWLFVKDVPNSQLRHIRLENNDNKPVTNSRDTQEVPLEKAKQVLKIIANYKQNTSIFDDFSHYEKRQEEEEEVRKTFEPPQIQNRSRLDQERQNRNKQ